One Keratinibaculum paraultunense genomic window carries:
- the prdC gene encoding proline reductase-associated electron transfer protein PrdC, with protein MKIKIPLRQHVGGINKPIVKYKDKVYKGQLIAVPEGLGANIHSSVSGEIIDVTEEEILIDAYDKQPNDYIEIKKTNDYLEAIKEAGIVGAGGAGFPTYVKLNSKLDNGFVVANAAECEPLLGHNMARIMKDPDLIVRGLKYIMEITGAKKGYIAIKPKNKQPLIQLGKAIKGENDIEIKFLPDMYPAGDERVIIRELFGIKLKPGQLPIEANVVVSNVETIKNIVLAIEERRPVITKDLTADGRLVLGNKVFLDVPIGTPIKSIIEDCGGYIEPYGEILLGGPFMGKKASEEDVVTKTTGGVLVGLPFPQDSRKFGLIGCECGAQIDRLTYIVENMGGEVVASTNCKRMKEVNGRFRCEEPGVCPGQAEKVIYLKKNGAEAIMVGTCETUTDTVANVAPRIGLPMYHSTDHILRAVGHRLYRKKKE; from the coding sequence TTGAAAATTAAAATACCTTTAAGGCAACATGTTGGAGGAATTAATAAACCAATTGTTAAGTATAAAGATAAAGTATATAAAGGGCAGTTAATAGCTGTACCAGAAGGGTTAGGTGCCAATATTCATTCTAGTGTAAGTGGAGAAATAATAGATGTCACTGAAGAAGAAATTTTGATTGATGCTTATGATAAACAACCTAATGATTATATAGAGATTAAAAAAACTAATGACTATTTAGAGGCTATAAAAGAAGCAGGAATAGTAGGAGCAGGAGGTGCAGGTTTTCCTACTTATGTTAAATTGAATTCTAAATTAGATAATGGATTTGTAGTTGCAAATGCAGCAGAATGTGAACCATTATTAGGGCATAATATGGCAAGGATAATGAAAGATCCAGATTTAATAGTACGTGGTTTAAAATATATAATGGAAATAACAGGGGCTAAGAAAGGGTATATAGCTATAAAACCTAAAAATAAACAGCCTTTGATTCAACTAGGAAAAGCTATTAAAGGTGAAAATGATATAGAAATAAAATTTCTTCCTGATATGTATCCAGCAGGAGATGAAAGAGTTATCATTAGAGAATTATTTGGAATAAAATTAAAACCAGGACAATTACCAATAGAAGCCAATGTAGTGGTTTCTAATGTAGAAACTATAAAAAATATAGTATTAGCTATAGAAGAAAGAAGACCTGTGATTACAAAAGATTTAACTGCTGATGGACGATTAGTTTTAGGAAATAAAGTATTTTTGGATGTACCAATAGGAACTCCTATTAAATCTATAATAGAGGATTGTGGAGGATATATAGAACCTTATGGCGAGATTTTATTAGGAGGACCTTTTATGGGGAAAAAAGCTTCTGAAGAAGATGTGGTAACTAAGACTACAGGAGGAGTATTAGTAGGATTACCTTTCCCTCAAGATAGTAGGAAGTTTGGTTTAATAGGTTGTGAATGTGGAGCTCAGATTGACAGGCTCACTTATATAGTAGAAAACATGGGTGGAGAGGTAGTGGCTAGTACCAATTGTAAAAGAATGAAAGAAGTAAATGGAAGATTTAGATGTGAGGAACCTGGAGTTTGTCCAGGGCAAGCTGAGAAGGTGATTTATCTAAAGAAAAATGGTGCTGAAGCTATTATGGTAGGTACTTGTGAAACCTGAACGGATACAGTAGCAAATGTAGCTCCTAGGATAGGACTACCTATGTATCATAGTACAGACCATATATTAAGGGCAGTAGGTCATAGATTATATAGAAAAAAGAAAGAATAG